From Rhinatrema bivittatum unplaced genomic scaffold, aRhiBiv1.1, whole genome shotgun sequence, one genomic window encodes:
- the LOC115081648 gene encoding olfactory receptor 1019-like — MNCVSRSESPTLPLTQYMEKQNLTILTEFIILGFPEYPELQIPLFLLFLLIYLIILMGNLTIIALTCLDPRLHTPMYFFLCNLSFLDISSTSVTLPKLLDIFLRKDQSISVIGCFIQMYFFVSLALTELFVLAVMAFDRYVAICHPLQYTVIMNQRLCILMAIGTWILGLLLPVTYTVLISHFSYCGHYQINHFFCDLSALLTLSCTSTYSTECITYIMFVFVGMPCFITTLTSYVYIISAILRIRSAEGRSKAFSTCSSHLTVVILFYGTLLCSYVRPTSTQSLTQNKLFAVLYNALIPMFNPMIYSLKNKEVKKALRKVFS; from the coding sequence ATGAACTGTGTTTCTCGTTCTGAGTCCCCCACGCTGCCTCTTACCCAATACATGGAAAAGCAGAATTTGACAATACTGACAGAGTTCATCATTCTGGGGTTTCCTGAATATCCAGAGCTACAAATCCcccttttccttctgttcttACTGATTTACCTGATCATCCTGATGGGGAACCTCACTATTATAGCCCTGACCTGCCTGGACCCtcgcctgcacacccccatgtactttttcctctgtaACTTGTCCTTCCTCGATATCTCTTCCACCTCAGTCACTCTCCCCAAACTGCTGGATATCTTCTTAAGAAAAGATCAGAGTATTTCTGTAATTGGGTGCTTtatacaaatgtatttttttgtttctttggctTTAACAGAATTATTTGTACTTGCTGTCATGGCTTTTGACCGCTACGTAGCGATTTGTCACCCCCTACAATACACTGTGATTATGAATCAGAGACTCTGCATTCTGATGGCCATCGGGACCTGGATCCTTGGACTTCTCCTACCAGTAACATACACTGTCCTTATATCTCATTTCTCTTACTGTGGGCACTATCagattaaccatttcttctgtgatctCTCAGCACTGCTGACGCTCTCCTGCACCAGCACCTACAGCACTGAATGTATAACTTATATTATGTTTGTCTTTGTAGGGATGCCCTGCTTTATCACAACTCTGACTTCTTATGTTTACATCATCTCCGCCATCCTGAGGATTCGTTCTGCGGAAGGGAGgagcaaggccttctccacctgctcctcccacctcacggtCGTTATTCTCTTCTATGGGACTCTGCTTTGTTCATATGTGAGGCCAACGTCCACGCAGTCCCTCACTCAAAATAAGCTCTTTGCTGTCCTGTATAACGCGTTAATCCCGATGTTCAACCCTATGATCTACAGCCTAAAAAACAAAGAGGTCAAAAAAGCCCTAAGAAAAGTATTTAGTTAA
- the LOC115081645 gene encoding olfactory receptor 1052-like has product MGNKWRSRNHTVMTGFIILGFSNVQELQSLIGFLVLVIYLLNLMGNLTILIIIHLDPHLHTPMYFFLGNLSILDMCYATDTLHKILDGFLTGDKFISFHACMVQMYFFTTFACSEFYLLSVMAYDRYVAICNPLRYSLIMNKRVCILLATVSWLISFSGSVPYPLMVSRLSFCKSNEINHFFCDLTALLKLSCSDTLPVELTVLIESGIFGMSPFLLTLTSYVYIISAILRIRSTEGRSKAFSTCSSHLTAVILFYGTVMCTYLRPASMYSLNRDKLLALLYTAVIPMLNPLIYSLKNKQVKDALKRVVNGKICSFCNAKAMIH; this is encoded by the coding sequence ATGGGGAACAAATGGAGAAGCAGAAACCACACGGTTAtgacgggattcatcattctaggGTTTTCCAATGTCCAGGAGCTGCAGTCTCTCATCGGCTTCCTGGTTTTAGTCATTTATCTGCTAAACCTGATGGGGAACCTCACCATTCTCATCATAATCCACTTGGATCctcacctgcacacccccatgtacttttttCTTGGTAACTTGTCCATCTTGGACATGTGCTATGCAACAGACACGCTCCATAAGATTCTGGACGGCTTCCTCACTGGCGACAAGTTTATATCTTTCCATGCATGCATGGTGCAGATGTACTTTTTTACGACTTTCGCGTGCTCCGAGTTCTACCTTCTCTCAGTCATGGCTTACGACCGGTATGTGGCCATATGCAATCCATTACGCTATTCGCTCATCATGAACAAGAGGGTCTGCATACTGCTAGCAACTGTGTCCTGGTTAATTAGTTTTTCTGGGTCGGTGCCGTATCCTCTGATGGTCTCCCGGTTATCTTTCTGCAAATCCAACGAAATCAATCATTTCTTCTGCGACCTCACAGCCCTGCTGAAGCTTTCCTGCAGCGACACCCTCCCCGTTGAGCTTACGGTTTTAATAGAAAGTGGGATTTTTGGGATGAGCCCCTTTCTCTTAACCCTCACATCCTATGTCTACATCATCTCTGCCATCCTGAGAATCCGTTCCACGGAAGGCAGGAgcaaagccttctccacctgctcctcccacctcacggcCGTTATCCTCTTCTATGGGACCGTCATGTGTACATACCTGAGGCCAGCCTCCATGTATTCCCTGAATCGAGATAAACTGCTTGCTCTTTTGTACACAGCCGTGATCCCAATGTTAAACCCCCTTATCTACAGTCTGAAGAACAAGCAAGTCAAAGATGCCTTAAAGAGAGTAGTGAATGGAAAAATATGTTCCTTCTGCAATGCCAAAGCAATGATACATTAG
- the LOC115081647 gene encoding olfactory receptor 1019-like — MEEQNLTIVTEFIILGFPEYPDLQIPLFVLFLLIYLIVLMGNLTIIALTCLDPRLHTPMYFFLCNLSFLDISSTSVTLPKLLDIFLRKRQNISVIGCFTQMYFFVSLALTELFILAVMAYDRYVAICHPLRYTLIMNQRDCTLMATGTWIIGLLVPVIHTVLVSRFSYCGQYQINHFFCDLSALLTLSCTSTYSIECIIYVICVFVALPCFVTTLTSYVYIISTILRIRSTEGRRKAFSTCSSHLMVVVLFYGSMLFSYMRPTSTQSLDRNKLFAVLYNALIPMFNPMIYSLKNQEVKKSLRRAVTRKLFY; from the coding sequence ATGGAAGAACAAAACTTGACAATAGTGACCGAATTCATTattctgggattccctgaatatccagatctacaaatccccctttTCGTTCTGTTCTTACTGATTTACCTGATTGTCTTGATGGGGAACCTCACTATTATAGCCCTGACGTGCCTGGACCCTCGCCTGCACAcacccatgtactttttcctctgtaACTTGTCCTTCCTCGATATCTCTTCCACCTCTGTCACTCTCCCCAAACTGCTGGATATCTTCTTAAGAAAACGTCAGAATATTTCTGTAATTGGGTGTTTTACAcagatgtatttttttgtttctttggctTTAACAGAATTATTTATTCTTGCTGTCATGGCTTATGACCGCTATGTAGCGATATGTCACCCTTTGCGCTACACTTTGATTATGAATCAGAGAGACTGTACACTGATGGCCACCGGGACCTGGATCATTGGACTTCTAGTACCAGTGATCCACACTGTCCTTGTATCTCGCTTCTCTTACTGTGGGCAGTATCagattaaccatttcttctgtgatctCTCAGCACTGCTGACGCTCTCCTGCACCAGCACCTACAGCATTGAATGTATAATTTACGTCATATGTGTATTTGTAGCATTGCCCTGCTTTGTCACAACCCTGACATCATATGTCTACATTATCTCCACCATCCTAAGGATCCGTTCCACTGAGGGGAGACGCAAAGCCTTCTCCACGTGCTCCTCACACCTCATGGTCGTTGTTCTCTTCTATGGGTCAATGCTCTTCTCATATATGAGACCAACATCCACACAGTCTCTTGATCGAAACAAGCTCTTTGCTGTCCTGTATAACGCTTTAATCCCAATGTTCAACCCCATGATCTACAGCCTAAAAAACCAAGAGGTCAAAAAATCCCTAAGAAGAGCAGTTActagaaaattattttattag